The Gillisia sp. Hel_I_86 genome has a segment encoding these proteins:
- the mnhG gene encoding monovalent cation/H(+) antiporter subunit G has product MTDILVAIFSLSGAIFILFASIGVLRMPDAYLRISVTTKAATLGVGLLLLAASIHFQNFAITTRVLAIILFILLTAPISGHLIGRASYFSGIKLWKNSIMDDLEGKYHKATQELKSEDVEELKKQEKKKVMLIKKKPSK; this is encoded by the coding sequence ATGACAGATATTCTTGTTGCAATATTTTCCCTATCCGGAGCTATCTTTATTCTGTTTGCTAGCATTGGCGTACTAAGAATGCCAGATGCTTATTTAAGGATTTCGGTTACCACAAAAGCTGCTACTTTGGGAGTAGGATTATTATTGTTAGCTGCCTCCATTCATTTCCAGAATTTTGCAATCACTACCAGGGTTTTGGCCATTATACTCTTTATTTTGCTCACTGCTCCAATTAGTGGGCATTTGATAGGAAGGGCAAGTTATTTTTCTGGGATAAAATTATGGAAAAACTCTATTATGGACGATTTGGAAGGGAAATACCATAAAGCCACCCAGGAATTAAAAAGTGAAGATGTAGAGGAATTAAAAAAGCAGGAAAAAAAGAAAGTAATGTTGATTAAGAAGAAGCCCTCAAAATAA
- a CDS encoding aminotransferase class I/II-fold pyridoxal phosphate-dependent enzyme, with amino-acid sequence MHKFPLKLEKRLENRKQQNAFRELGDDNNLIDFASNDYLGFAGNSELFFKSQQILEEQDMLLNGATGSRLLSGNHKLFPLAEKLIADIHNAEGALIFNSGYDANIGFFSAIPQKGDFIFYDELVHASIRDGIKMSNAKGYKFKHNDLEDLQKKLNLFTLEANSEMYIVTESVFSMDGDSPDLTALANFAEEGNYHLVVDEAHAIGVYGEKGKGLVQELELEKKVFARIVTFGKALGIHGAVILGSELLIQYLVNFCRSFIYTTALAPHSVASIFTAYQFMENMEFSENSILIELHENIQFFNAEVNRLDLKKSFIPSDSAIHCCIVSGNSEVKEIANKIQKKGFNVKPILSPTVPKGAERLRFCLHSFNSKEEIKSLLELLATFIK; translated from the coding sequence ATGCATAAATTCCCATTAAAATTAGAAAAAAGACTTGAAAATAGAAAGCAGCAAAATGCTTTTAGGGAATTGGGCGATGACAATAATTTAATAGATTTTGCTTCTAACGACTATCTGGGATTTGCAGGAAATTCAGAATTGTTTTTTAAGAGCCAGCAAATTTTAGAGGAACAGGATATGCTTCTTAATGGCGCAACAGGTTCCAGATTGCTATCTGGAAATCATAAATTGTTTCCACTTGCCGAAAAACTGATCGCAGACATTCATAATGCTGAAGGCGCCTTGATCTTTAATTCCGGTTATGATGCGAATATTGGATTTTTCTCGGCCATTCCCCAAAAAGGGGATTTCATTTTTTACGATGAATTGGTGCATGCTTCTATTCGGGATGGAATAAAAATGAGCAATGCAAAAGGCTATAAATTCAAGCACAATGATCTCGAAGATCTTCAAAAAAAGCTGAATTTATTTACTTTGGAAGCAAATTCAGAAATGTATATAGTTACAGAGTCTGTATTTTCTATGGATGGCGATAGCCCGGACCTAACTGCATTAGCAAATTTTGCTGAGGAGGGAAATTATCATTTGGTGGTAGATGAAGCGCATGCAATTGGAGTGTATGGTGAAAAAGGAAAGGGGTTGGTACAGGAATTGGAATTGGAGAAAAAGGTGTTTGCCAGAATTGTCACTTTTGGCAAAGCACTTGGAATTCATGGTGCTGTAATTTTAGGGAGCGAATTGCTTATTCAGTATTTGGTGAATTTCTGTAGAAGTTTTATTTATACCACCGCACTTGCTCCACATTCGGTCGCATCAATTTTTACCGCATATCAATTTATGGAGAACATGGAATTTTCAGAAAATTCAATATTGATAGAACTTCATGAAAATATTCAATTTTTTAATGCTGAAGTAAACCGACTGGATCTTAAGAAGTCATTTATACCAAGCGATTCTGCCATACATTGTTGTATTGTTTCCGGGAATAGTGAGGTGAAAGAAATTGCGAATAAAATTCAGAAAAAAGGTTTTAATGTAAAGCCGATTTTAAGTCCCACGGTTCCAAAAGGGGCAGAGCGACTTCGGTTTTGTTTGCATAGCTTCAATTCCAAAGAAGAGATAAAGAGTCTTCTTGAACTATTGGCTACTTTTATAAAATGA
- the bioD gene encoding dethiobiotin synthase, with amino-acid sequence MNNTYFITGIGTDVGKTIAAAIITESLKADYWKPIQAGDLENSDSMKLENLISNEESFVYPEGVKLKSAMSPHAAAELDGVKLIAKKIQRPDTSKDLVIEGAGGLLVPINSKETIANLILPTDKVILVSKHYLGSINHTLLSIEVLKSKGFSIAGILFNGDENKTTEKVVLEMTGIKFIGRIDKEPYFDRNVIKEYADRFRDQLQVLK; translated from the coding sequence ATGAATAACACTTATTTTATAACCGGGATTGGGACAGATGTGGGTAAAACTATTGCCGCAGCCATTATTACTGAATCTTTAAAAGCAGACTATTGGAAGCCAATTCAGGCAGGAGATTTGGAGAATAGCGATTCTATGAAGCTGGAAAATCTTATTTCCAATGAAGAAAGCTTTGTTTACCCTGAAGGAGTTAAACTGAAATCGGCAATGAGCCCGCATGCGGCGGCAGAATTGGATGGAGTTAAGCTAATTGCTAAAAAGATCCAACGCCCAGACACTTCTAAAGATCTTGTTATAGAAGGAGCTGGCGGATTATTAGTGCCAATAAATTCAAAAGAAACCATAGCAAATTTAATTCTGCCTACAGATAAGGTCATTCTGGTTTCCAAGCATTATTTGGGTAGTATTAACCACACCTTACTTAGCATTGAAGTCCTAAAAAGTAAAGGATTCAGCATTGCCGGCATCCTATTTAATGGTGATGAAAACAAGACTACTGAAAAAGTGGTTTTGGAAATGACTGGAATTAAATTCATTGGAAGAATAGATAAGGAGCCATATTTCGATAGAAATGTGATCAAGGAATATGCAGATCGTTTTCGGGATCAACTTCAGGTCCTTAAATAA
- the bioA gene encoding adenosylmethionine--8-amino-7-oxononanoate transaminase, which produces MTLSNRDKKHLWHPLTQHKTSPDTLAIVKAKGAKLWDENGKEYIDGISSWYTAMYGHCNPYITHKVAAQMQQLDQVVFSGFTHEPAIQLSEELIKILPANQEKLFFSDNGSTATEIGIKMALQYHFNLGNDKRVMLAFEEGFHGDTFGAMSVSGLSVYNGAFEHHFLKVVRIPTPNGKNNTEVLQKLKQLIKENAIAGFIYEPLVQGAAGMKMHDVDGLNAVLKVCQKNGIITVADEVMTGFGKTGKNFASEYMDEQPDIMCMSKALTAGLLPMAITSCSQKIYDAFYSEDIAKGLFHGHTYTANPLACTAALAGIELLNSGEIQQNIQKVIQSHSEFLKEIKVHPKVRNPRQLGVILAFELNVEMERYGNLRNKLFQHFMGDGVFLRPLGNTIYILPPYVISQEELRKVYNSICAALDIF; this is translated from the coding sequence ATGACATTATCCAATAGAGACAAAAAACATCTTTGGCATCCCTTAACCCAACATAAAACTTCTCCAGACACACTTGCAATTGTGAAAGCGAAAGGAGCGAAACTTTGGGATGAAAATGGGAAAGAATATATAGATGGGATTTCCAGTTGGTATACCGCTATGTATGGACATTGCAACCCTTACATTACCCATAAGGTGGCAGCGCAAATGCAGCAACTGGACCAGGTGGTTTTTAGCGGATTTACACATGAACCCGCAATTCAACTTTCTGAAGAGTTGATAAAAATCTTACCAGCGAACCAAGAAAAATTGTTTTTTAGCGATAATGGCTCTACTGCTACTGAAATTGGGATTAAAATGGCTTTACAGTATCATTTTAATCTCGGGAACGACAAGAGAGTAATGTTGGCTTTTGAAGAAGGTTTTCATGGAGATACTTTTGGTGCGATGTCGGTTTCTGGGCTTTCGGTTTATAATGGTGCTTTCGAACATCATTTTTTGAAAGTGGTTCGCATTCCAACTCCAAATGGAAAAAACAATACCGAAGTCCTTCAGAAGTTAAAGCAATTAATAAAGGAGAACGCCATTGCAGGATTCATTTATGAGCCTTTAGTACAAGGCGCTGCGGGAATGAAAATGCATGATGTAGATGGCTTGAATGCGGTATTAAAAGTTTGTCAAAAAAATGGAATAATAACCGTTGCAGATGAGGTAATGACAGGGTTTGGCAAAACAGGAAAAAATTTCGCTTCAGAATATATGGACGAGCAGCCGGATATTATGTGCATGTCCAAAGCTTTAACGGCAGGATTGCTTCCTATGGCGATTACTTCTTGTTCACAAAAAATCTATGATGCATTTTATTCTGAAGATATTGCAAAAGGCTTGTTCCATGGGCATACGTATACTGCAAATCCACTGGCTTGTACCGCTGCTTTGGCGGGAATAGAACTGTTGAATTCAGGAGAAATCCAGCAAAACATCCAGAAAGTAATACAATCGCATTCTGAATTTTTAAAAGAGATCAAAGTTCATCCAAAAGTGAGAAATCCCCGGCAATTGGGCGTTATCCTCGCTTTTGAACTGAATGTGGAAATGGAACGCTATGGGAATCTAAGAAATAAGCTTTTTCAGCATTTCATGGGAGATGGCGTGTTTCTAAGACCATTGGGAAATACCATTTATATCTTGCCGCCTTATGTTATTTCACAAGAAGAATTACGAAAAGTGTACAATTCAATATGCGCTGCACTAGATATATTTTAA
- a CDS encoding SET domain-containing protein, whose amino-acid sequence MIHPDTEVKFIGKEIGYGIVATKLIPEGTITWVQDELDQIYTAEQIANMLPFTQEMIDKFTFRNNKGNFVMCWDTAKYVNHSFNSNCLSTPYDFEIAIRDIHPGEELTDDYGYLNVTDAFKAKDEGTSRTTVYPDDLLNFHKEWDAKLLNSFRKIKQLPQPLKTLLPLNIRNIVNQILAGKKELDSILNLYYSEDVK is encoded by the coding sequence ATGATACATCCAGACACCGAGGTTAAATTTATAGGTAAAGAAATTGGTTACGGGATTGTAGCCACAAAATTAATTCCGGAAGGCACTATTACTTGGGTTCAGGATGAATTGGATCAAATTTATACTGCTGAGCAAATAGCCAACATGTTGCCGTTTACTCAGGAAATGATAGATAAATTTACCTTTAGAAATAACAAGGGAAATTTTGTGATGTGCTGGGATACCGCCAAATATGTGAATCATAGTTTTAATTCCAATTGCCTTTCCACCCCTTACGATTTTGAAATTGCCATTCGCGATATTCATCCGGGAGAAGAATTAACCGACGATTATGGGTATTTAAATGTTACCGATGCCTTTAAAGCCAAAGATGAAGGGACTTCCAGAACCACTGTATATCCAGATGATTTGTTGAATTTTCATAAAGAATGGGATGCCAAATTATTGAATTCCTTTAGAAAAATAAAACAACTTCCTCAGCCTTTAAAAACCTTGCTTCCTCTAAATATCAGAAATATTGTAAATCAAATTCTTGCTGGGAAAAAGGAATTGGATTCTATTTTGAACCTTTATTATTCTGAAGATGTTAAGTAA
- a CDS encoding beta-ketoacyl synthase N-terminal-like domain-containing protein: MKNPVYINSIASISPLGTSREEIWNNYKTDKHFISKHDFSGTEAFAAFLSSDLKETLANLRNSDSRFKGLDNSVLFSIFSARSAFKKAGWAKNNSIGINIGSSRGATQLFEKHHKEFIENGKVEVLASPSTTLGNISSWVAQDLRTSGPDISHSVTCSTGLHAVLNGVVWLQSGFADKFIVGGSEAALTPFTIAQMNAMKIYASEDLDFPCQALNMEKKRNSMVLGEAAGVACISNSAENSIAKISGIGYATEELKHPVSISANGTCFQKSMKMAIGELALSEIDAVVMHAPGTIKGDEAELYAINAIFGKELPAITSNKWKIGHTFGASGILSMELAILMLQHDEFVPVPFSALSKAPKRLKNILVNAVGFGGNAVSILINNS; this comes from the coding sequence TTGAAAAATCCCGTTTATATAAACTCCATAGCCTCTATTTCTCCTTTGGGAACTTCAAGGGAAGAGATCTGGAACAATTACAAAACCGATAAACATTTTATTTCCAAGCACGATTTTTCAGGAACTGAAGCCTTTGCTGCTTTTTTGTCCTCAGACTTAAAGGAGACATTAGCCAACTTAAGAAATTCTGATTCCAGATTTAAAGGCTTGGACAACTCAGTGTTATTTTCCATTTTCTCAGCCCGAAGCGCATTTAAAAAAGCTGGCTGGGCAAAGAATAATTCCATCGGAATAAATATAGGAAGCTCCCGTGGTGCAACTCAGCTTTTTGAAAAGCATCATAAAGAATTTATTGAAAACGGAAAAGTTGAGGTTTTGGCTTCCCCAAGTACAACTTTGGGAAATATTTCTTCATGGGTGGCGCAGGATCTACGTACTTCCGGCCCGGACATTTCGCACAGCGTAACCTGTTCTACTGGCTTACATGCGGTTTTAAACGGTGTTGTTTGGCTTCAATCTGGATTTGCAGATAAGTTTATCGTCGGAGGGAGTGAGGCCGCTCTAACCCCTTTTACGATCGCACAGATGAACGCGATGAAGATCTATGCTTCAGAAGATTTGGATTTTCCTTGCCAAGCTCTCAATATGGAAAAGAAAAGGAATTCCATGGTTTTGGGGGAAGCAGCAGGCGTGGCTTGTATTTCTAATTCTGCTGAAAATAGTATTGCAAAGATTTCGGGGATTGGTTATGCCACCGAAGAGTTGAAACACCCGGTTTCTATTTCAGCAAACGGAACCTGTTTTCAAAAATCCATGAAAATGGCAATTGGCGAATTGGCATTGAGCGAAATTGATGCAGTTGTAATGCACGCGCCAGGAACGATTAAGGGAGATGAAGCGGAACTATATGCGATAAATGCCATTTTTGGCAAGGAGCTTCCGGCAATAACTTCCAATAAATGGAAGATTGGTCACACCTTTGGAGCTTCGGGGATTTTAAGTATGGAATTGGCAATTTTAATGCTTCAGCACGATGAGTTTGTACCGGTTCCATTTTCAGCACTAAGTAAAGCACCAAAAAGATTAAAAAACATCCTTGTAAATGCCGTAGGTTTTGGAGGAAATGCGGTTTCAATATTAATCAATAATAGTTAA
- the bioB gene encoding biotin synthase BioB yields the protein MTIKHDWTKEEILEIYNKPFMDLLYEAASVHRGNHDPNVVQVSTLLSIKTGGCPEDCGYCPQAARYHTAIEGNDLMSVNQVKAQALRAKASGSSRVCMGAAWRNVKDGEEFDSVLEMVRTINKLDMEVCCTLGMITENQAQRLAEAGLYAYNHNLDSSEEYYKEVISTRGYQDRLDTIGNVRKTHVTVCSGGIIGMGESNNDRAGMLVALATLSPQPESVPINALVPVEGTPLEEQAPVSIWDMVRMVATTRIVMPETQVRLSAGRTQMSREGQAMCFFAGANSIFAGDKLLTTPNPDVGEDMEMFNALGLQPQKPFVKKSQPESVEATESKFQNLGEKPKWSRPGHKIERNLEAQKKSKTSS from the coding sequence ATGACGATTAAACACGACTGGACCAAAGAAGAAATTCTTGAAATATACAACAAACCCTTTATGGACCTGCTTTACGAAGCAGCATCTGTGCATAGGGGAAATCACGATCCAAATGTGGTTCAGGTTTCTACCTTGCTTTCCATAAAAACAGGAGGATGTCCCGAAGATTGTGGGTATTGCCCGCAAGCGGCAAGATATCACACAGCTATTGAAGGGAACGATCTTATGAGTGTAAACCAAGTGAAGGCTCAGGCTTTAAGAGCAAAAGCATCTGGGAGTTCCAGGGTTTGTATGGGAGCGGCTTGGAGAAATGTGAAAGATGGGGAGGAATTCGATTCTGTTTTGGAAATGGTGAGGACCATCAATAAACTGGATATGGAAGTATGTTGCACGTTGGGTATGATTACCGAAAATCAGGCACAACGATTGGCAGAAGCTGGCTTGTATGCATACAACCATAACTTGGATTCTTCAGAAGAATATTACAAAGAAGTGATCTCCACCAGAGGGTATCAGGATAGATTGGATACCATTGGAAATGTTAGAAAAACCCATGTTACGGTTTGTAGCGGAGGAATAATTGGAATGGGGGAATCCAACAACGATCGTGCAGGAATGCTGGTTGCTTTGGCCACTTTGAGTCCGCAGCCGGAATCTGTGCCCATCAACGCTTTGGTTCCCGTAGAAGGAACGCCTTTAGAAGAGCAAGCACCGGTTTCTATTTGGGATATGGTAAGGATGGTGGCCACAACCAGAATTGTAATGCCAGAAACCCAGGTTAGACTTTCTGCAGGTAGAACACAAATGAGTAGAGAAGGCCAGGCCATGTGTTTCTTTGCAGGAGCAAATTCCATTTTTGCAGGAGACAAATTATTGACCACTCCAAACCCCGATGTTGGTGAGGATATGGAAATGTTCAACGCTTTGGGCCTACAACCACAAAAACCATTTGTGAAAAAATCGCAACCTGAAAGTGTGGAAGCTACCGAATCTAAATTTCAGAACCTAGGTGAAAAACCAAAATGGTCCAGGCCAGGCCATAAAATTGAGAGAAACCTAGAAGCTCAAAAAAAATCCAAAACCAGTTCATAA
- a CDS encoding cupin-like domain-containing protein: protein MQLNLKPIPRVNTIDKNTFLKEYFIPQQPVVMENLSEDWPARENWDFEYFRKMAGNIVVPLYDGKPAKGNQKSHIVAQKMKLSRYIDILKTAPTDLRMFFFNLLNNCPDLIKDFRYPELGVKFFKKLPVLFVGGEGAKVLMHYDMDLANNFHFNFAGTKKFILYPPSETKYLYKVPYSIVSMESIDMDNPDFEDFPSLAKAKGFEVTLNHGDALFIPSKWWHFVKYETPCLSLTLRSLPTKPTTILEVLNNVVVIRNFDNLMRKLKGQKWIDYKNKRAVENTHKNAGIG, encoded by the coding sequence GTGCAGCTTAACTTAAAACCCATACCGCGCGTTAATACGATAGATAAAAACACTTTTTTAAAGGAGTATTTTATTCCGCAGCAACCTGTGGTCATGGAGAATTTAAGTGAAGATTGGCCAGCAAGGGAGAATTGGGATTTTGAATACTTTCGAAAAATGGCTGGGAATATTGTGGTTCCGCTATATGATGGAAAACCGGCAAAGGGAAATCAGAAAAGCCATATTGTAGCCCAAAAGATGAAGCTGTCCAGATATATAGACATCTTAAAAACTGCACCCACAGACTTGAGAATGTTCTTTTTTAACCTACTTAATAATTGCCCAGATCTTATTAAAGATTTTAGGTATCCGGAGCTTGGGGTAAAATTCTTTAAAAAATTGCCTGTTTTATTTGTTGGAGGGGAAGGAGCAAAGGTCTTGATGCATTACGATATGGATCTTGCCAACAATTTTCATTTCAATTTCGCTGGCACTAAAAAATTTATTCTTTACCCGCCTTCAGAAACAAAATATTTATATAAAGTTCCATATTCCATAGTGAGTATGGAGTCTATAGATATGGATAACCCAGATTTCGAAGATTTTCCATCCTTGGCTAAAGCAAAGGGTTTTGAGGTAACCTTGAATCACGGAGATGCATTGTTTATTCCAAGTAAGTGGTGGCACTTTGTAAAATATGAAACTCCTTGCTTATCTTTAACCCTTCGCTCGCTACCAACAAAACCTACAACTATTTTGGAGGTATTGAATAATGTGGTGGTGATTAGAAATTTCGACAATCTAATGCGTAAGCTAAAAGGGCAGAAATGGATAGATTATAAAAATAAGCGTGCTGTGGAGAATACGCATAAAAATGCTGGGATTGGATGA
- a CDS encoding cupin-like domain-containing protein, with product MMTERLRLVEIPRIKNISKTDFVESYVKPQKPVVIEHLIEDWPAYKKWSLEYIDEVAGEKTVPLYDDRPISPEFKFNEPHLKMKMSEYIALLKSEPTNYRIFLYHLMREVPALQKDFKFPDMGLLFLKQLPMLFFGGENSKVFMHYDIDFANILHFHFHGKKQCILYPPSQSKYLYKVPHALISREDIDFTNPDFKKFPALKEAEGYITQLNHGETLYMPEGYWHQMTYLTPGFSMSLRATSRNITNFSKAVYNLAFMRYFDNYMRKLRGQKWIDYKNEQALIKTHKKNNIKV from the coding sequence ATGATGACAGAAAGACTTCGATTAGTTGAAATACCACGGATTAAAAATATCTCTAAAACAGATTTTGTTGAGAGCTATGTAAAACCGCAAAAACCTGTGGTGATAGAGCATTTAATTGAAGATTGGCCGGCATACAAAAAATGGTCCTTGGAATATATAGATGAAGTTGCCGGCGAAAAAACGGTGCCTTTGTACGATGACCGGCCAATAAGTCCCGAGTTCAAATTCAATGAGCCTCATTTAAAGATGAAAATGAGCGAATATATCGCCCTTCTTAAATCGGAACCTACTAATTACAGGATCTTTTTATATCATTTAATGAGGGAAGTGCCTGCTTTGCAAAAAGACTTTAAGTTTCCCGATATGGGACTGCTATTTTTAAAACAATTGCCCATGTTGTTCTTTGGGGGAGAAAACTCCAAGGTGTTTATGCATTACGATATAGATTTTGCCAATATCCTCCATTTCCATTTCCACGGAAAAAAGCAATGTATTCTTTATCCGCCTTCACAGAGCAAATACCTTTATAAAGTGCCACACGCGTTGATTTCTAGGGAAGACATCGATTTTACAAATCCAGATTTTAAAAAATTCCCGGCTTTAAAAGAAGCCGAAGGTTATATTACGCAGCTAAACCATGGGGAGACCTTATATATGCCGGAAGGCTATTGGCACCAAATGACCTATTTGACCCCGGGGTTTTCCATGAGCCTTCGCGCGACTTCCAGAAATATCACCAATTTTTCCAAAGCAGTGTACAATCTAGCTTTTATGCGTTATTTCGATAATTATATGCGGAAGTTGAGGGGGCAGAAATGGATTGATTATAAAAATGAACAAGCCCTTATTAAAACCCATAAAAAGAACAATATTAAAGTTTAA
- a CDS encoding regulatory protein RecX — protein MNSDPSEKSYTIQEATIKLIQYCAYRDRSQKEVQEKLKEMRMIPEACEQITIQLMRENFLNEERFARSFVRGRFRIKKWGRIKIKQELKKREISEPLIKIAFSEIELSEYYSTLNELAEKKIPLIKESNPYKKKQKLVSFLHQKGYEFPIILEVIAQLKL, from the coding sequence ATGAATTCAGATCCCTCCGAAAAATCCTACACCATACAAGAAGCCACAATAAAGCTGATACAGTATTGTGCGTATCGTGATCGCTCTCAAAAGGAAGTTCAGGAAAAACTTAAAGAGATGAGGATGATTCCTGAAGCTTGCGAGCAAATCACCATTCAGCTAATGCGGGAGAATTTCCTGAATGAAGAGCGTTTTGCCAGAAGTTTTGTTCGAGGGAGGTTCAGAATAAAAAAATGGGGAAGGATCAAGATCAAGCAGGAACTAAAAAAAAGGGAAATTTCTGAGCCCCTAATAAAAATCGCATTTTCTGAGATCGAGCTTTCAGAATATTACTCTACGCTAAACGAACTGGCCGAGAAAAAAATCCCACTTATCAAAGAATCCAATCCTTATAAAAAGAAGCAAAAACTGGTTTCTTTCCTACACCAAAAAGGCTATGAATTCCCCATAATCCTGGAAGTGATCGCGCAACTTAAACTTTAA